One stretch of Saccharomonospora xinjiangensis XJ-54 DNA includes these proteins:
- a CDS encoding daunorubicin resistance protein DrrA family ABC transporter ATP-binding protein, translating to MNPAPAVEAAGLRKRYDTTNALDGLDLLVPSGTVHGILGPNGAGKTTTVRVLSTLARADSGTARVAGFDVRAQAPQVRRSIGLVGQHAAVDEILTGRQNLVMFGRLYHLSPSDAARRADELLTAFRLSEAAGKPVKGYSGGMRRRLDLAAGLLTAPPVLFLDEPTTGLDPRARTEMWDAVRELAAMKTTVILTTQYLEEADQLADAISVVDGGKVVAQGSPEELKARIGGDHLDVTVHRADELPAAAGLLSRVCGTDVHTDADRNRLSAPVSDRVGALGAFLRAVDEAGLTVEDVSIRRPTLDDVFLRITGTDRPMKETVA from the coding sequence ATGAACCCCGCTCCGGCCGTGGAGGCCGCAGGACTACGCAAGCGTTACGACACCACCAACGCCCTCGACGGATTGGATCTCCTCGTTCCTTCCGGAACCGTGCACGGGATCCTCGGCCCCAACGGCGCGGGGAAGACCACCACGGTGAGGGTGCTGAGCACACTGGCCCGCGCCGATTCCGGCACCGCGCGGGTCGCGGGCTTCGATGTGCGCGCCCAGGCGCCGCAGGTCCGGCGCAGCATTGGCCTCGTCGGCCAGCACGCCGCCGTGGACGAGATCCTCACGGGGCGGCAGAACCTCGTGATGTTCGGACGGCTCTACCACCTGAGTCCATCCGACGCGGCGCGAAGGGCCGACGAACTGCTGACCGCGTTCAGGCTCAGCGAGGCGGCAGGCAAGCCGGTGAAGGGGTACTCCGGCGGGATGCGCCGCAGGCTCGACCTCGCCGCGGGTCTGCTCACCGCACCACCCGTGCTGTTCCTCGACGAGCCGACGACGGGGCTCGATCCCCGCGCCCGCACGGAGATGTGGGACGCGGTGCGCGAACTGGCCGCCATGAAGACGACGGTGATCCTCACGACGCAGTACCTGGAGGAGGCCGACCAGCTCGCCGACGCGATCTCGGTTGTGGACGGCGGCAAGGTCGTCGCGCAGGGATCGCCGGAGGAGTTGAAGGCACGCATCGGCGGCGACCACCTCGACGTCACCGTTCACCGCGCCGACGAGCTCCCCGCCGCCGCAGGGCTGCTCAGCCGGGTCTGCGGCACCGACGTCCACACCGACGCCGACCGCAACCGCCTCAGTGCGCCCGTCTCCGACCGCGTCGGCGCGCTCGGGGCGTTCCTCCGCGCTGTTGACGAGGCCGGGCTCACCGTCGAGGACGTCAGCATCCGCCGCCCCACGCTTGACGACGTGTTCCTGCGGATCACCGGTACCGACCGACCCATGAAGGAGACGGTGGCATGA
- a CDS encoding TetR/AcrR family transcriptional regulator gives MEIASRGNVWEVSSVYVGGGDPKRSMELLWGVTEKPRRGPKPRFSVEDIVAKAIELADADGIEAVTMRGVASALGLTAMSLYGYVPGKSELVDLMVDRVHAELGPPEPSGPGWRAEVEALARQAWELHLRHPWLLQVSMARPLLGPNVIAKYDTDLRAVSNLKLTPVEMDQVVTLLANYIHSAARAAVEVRRVGQDTGKDNPEWWTEYEPLLAKVLDAERFPMAGEVGNAVGEEYYGPNAPELAFEFGLEVLLDGIAVLVDRAARRGEG, from the coding sequence ATGGAGATTGCAAGCCGGGGTAACGTGTGGGAGGTGAGCAGCGTGTACGTGGGCGGCGGTGACCCGAAGCGCAGCATGGAACTGCTGTGGGGGGTGACGGAAAAGCCGAGGCGAGGGCCGAAGCCGAGATTCAGTGTCGAGGACATCGTCGCCAAGGCCATCGAGCTGGCGGACGCCGACGGCATCGAAGCGGTCACCATGCGCGGAGTCGCGTCGGCTCTCGGTCTGACGGCCATGTCGCTCTACGGCTATGTGCCGGGCAAGTCGGAACTCGTTGATCTCATGGTGGACAGGGTTCATGCCGAACTGGGCCCGCCCGAGCCGTCCGGCCCGGGGTGGCGGGCCGAAGTGGAGGCGCTGGCCCGCCAGGCGTGGGAGCTGCACCTTCGGCACCCGTGGCTGCTCCAGGTCTCCATGGCGCGGCCTCTGCTCGGCCCGAACGTCATCGCCAAGTACGACACCGACCTCCGCGCCGTCTCGAACCTCAAGCTGACGCCCGTCGAAATGGACCAGGTGGTCACCCTCCTGGCCAACTACATCCACAGCGCCGCCCGTGCCGCCGTCGAGGTCCGCAGGGTCGGGCAGGATACGGGCAAGGACAATCCGGAGTGGTGGACCGAGTACGAACCGCTGCTCGCGAAGGTGCTGGACGCGGAGCGGTTTCCGATGGCAGGCGAGGTCGGGAACGCCGTCGGCGAGGAGTACTACGGACCCAACGCCCCCGAGCTGGCGTTCGAGTTCGGTCTCGAAGTCCTGCTCGACGGCATTGCCGTGCTCGTCGATAGGGCTGCGCGCCGCGGCGAGGGCTGA
- a CDS encoding thioredoxin domain-containing protein, whose amino-acid sequence MNRLADATSPYLLQHADNPVDWWPWGPEALGEARRRDVPILLSIGYAACHWCHVMAHESFSDDDVAAFMNEHFVNIKVDREERPDIDAVYMAATQAMTGQGGWPMTCFLTPEGKPFHCGTYYPPVPAHGMPSFRQVLEAVDQAWRERRAELVEGAGRIVEHIAERTTPLSTHPVDEDTVTSAVATLRTETDPGHGGFGGAPKFPPSMVLEFLLRHYERTGSAQALSIVDLTAEGMARGGIYDQLAGGFARYSVDAGWVVPHFEKMLYDNALLLRFYAHLARRTGSALAHRVAGETAEFLLRDLRTPEGGFASSLDADTDGVEGLTYVWTPQQLVDVLGRDDGVWAAETFGVTREGTFERGASTLQLRRDPDDPARWMRVTSALVEARNARPQPARDDKVIAAWNGLAITALAEAGLALRRPEWVEAAVAAGAFVLDVHASGDGLLRSSRDGVAGAAAGVLEDYGCLADGLLALHQATGESGWLVEATSLIDTALRRFGVEGAPGAFHDTAEDAETLVHRPSDPTDNASPSGASALAGALLTASALAGPDRAGAYRAACEEALRRAGALVAQAPRFAGHWLSVAEAMLSGPVQVAVVGSDAQERADLLTEAARNVHGGGVVLGGSPEADGVPLLADRSLVDGAAAAYVCHGYVCDRPVTDTESLARLL is encoded by the coding sequence ATGAATCGCCTCGCCGACGCCACGTCGCCGTACCTGCTCCAGCACGCCGACAACCCCGTGGACTGGTGGCCGTGGGGACCGGAAGCGCTTGGCGAGGCACGGCGTAGGGACGTGCCGATCCTGCTGTCGATCGGGTACGCCGCATGCCACTGGTGTCACGTCATGGCACACGAGTCCTTCTCCGACGACGACGTCGCGGCGTTCATGAACGAGCACTTCGTCAACATCAAGGTGGACAGGGAGGAGCGGCCCGACATCGACGCCGTGTACATGGCCGCCACCCAAGCCATGACCGGGCAGGGCGGGTGGCCCATGACGTGCTTCCTCACCCCTGAAGGGAAGCCGTTCCACTGCGGCACGTACTACCCGCCCGTCCCTGCCCACGGTATGCCGTCGTTCCGGCAGGTGCTGGAGGCTGTCGATCAGGCGTGGCGGGAGCGTCGCGCCGAGCTGGTGGAGGGCGCGGGCCGCATCGTCGAGCACATCGCCGAGCGGACGACGCCCCTGAGCACTCACCCCGTTGACGAGGACACCGTGACGTCGGCCGTCGCCACGTTGCGCACAGAGACCGACCCGGGCCACGGTGGATTCGGTGGCGCGCCGAAGTTCCCGCCGTCGATGGTGCTGGAGTTCCTGCTGCGCCATTACGAACGAACCGGCTCGGCGCAAGCTCTGTCTATTGTGGACCTCACTGCCGAGGGAATGGCCCGTGGCGGCATCTACGACCAGCTCGCAGGCGGGTTCGCCCGCTACTCAGTTGACGCGGGGTGGGTCGTACCGCACTTCGAGAAAATGCTGTATGACAACGCACTGCTGCTGCGGTTCTACGCGCACCTCGCCCGGCGCACCGGTTCCGCGCTGGCTCATCGCGTCGCCGGTGAGACGGCGGAGTTCCTGCTGCGCGACCTCCGCACCCCGGAGGGCGGGTTCGCCTCGTCCCTCGACGCGGACACCGACGGCGTCGAGGGACTGACCTACGTCTGGACGCCGCAACAACTCGTTGACGTGCTCGGCCGCGACGACGGCGTGTGGGCGGCGGAGACGTTCGGTGTCACAAGGGAGGGCACCTTCGAGCGGGGAGCGTCCACACTCCAGTTGCGGCGTGACCCGGACGATCCCGCCCGTTGGATGCGGGTCACGTCCGCGCTGGTGGAGGCGCGGAACGCCCGCCCGCAGCCCGCTCGCGACGACAAGGTGATCGCCGCGTGGAACGGCCTCGCCATCACGGCACTCGCCGAGGCGGGTCTCGCCCTGCGGCGACCGGAGTGGGTGGAGGCGGCCGTGGCGGCCGGAGCGTTCGTGCTCGACGTCCACGCCTCCGGCGACGGACTGCTGCGCAGCTCGCGCGACGGCGTGGCAGGTGCGGCCGCCGGTGTCCTCGAAGACTACGGGTGTCTCGCCGACGGCCTGCTCGCCCTGCACCAGGCGACCGGCGAATCCGGGTGGCTGGTCGAGGCGACCTCGCTGATCGACACGGCGCTGCGGAGGTTCGGCGTCGAGGGCGCGCCGGGAGCCTTCCACGACACGGCGGAGGATGCGGAGACGCTCGTGCACCGGCCGAGCGATCCCACCGACAACGCGAGCCCGTCAGGGGCATCCGCGCTGGCTGGCGCGCTGCTCACGGCGTCCGCGCTGGCAGGCCCGGATCGCGCGGGAGCGTATCGGGCGGCGTGCGAGGAGGCACTCCGCAGGGCAGGCGCGCTGGTGGCGCAGGCACCGCGGTTCGCGGGGCACTGGCTGTCGGTGGCCGAGGCGATGTTGTCCGGCCCCGTGCAGGTGGCCGTCGTGGGCTCTGACGCGCAGGAGCGCGCCGACCTGCTCACCGAGGCCGCGAGGAACGTGCACGGCGGGGGCGTGGTGCTGGGCGGGAGCCCCGAGGCCGACGGTGTTCCGTTGCTGGCCGACCGTTCCCTCGTGGACGGCGCGGCCGCGGCGTACGTCTGTCACGGCTATGTCTGCGACCGCCCGGTGACCGACACCGAATCCCTAGCCAGGCTGCTCTGA
- a CDS encoding acyl-CoA dehydrogenase family protein, translating to MESLTVSSAALTRLLDGRWAAVRRDVREHLAAQAAHGALDTARLDVAAHRERIARQIEALAETGGPRLGFPTEYGGGGDIGAAVVSFEMLGFGDLSLMVKAGVQWGLFGGGIHLLGTRRHHEQYLPDIMSGALPGCFAMTEVGHGSDVQRLRTTATYDPRTAEFVVHTPDSAAAKTYIGNAARDGRLAVVFAQLVTGGRSRGVHALLVPIRDENGTVLPGVTVEDSGVKAGLNGVDNGRLTFDQVRVPRAALLNRYGDVTEDGTYTSPIDSDNKRFFTMLGTLVRGRISVAGSAGSATKRALAIAVNYADRRKQFEGPDGDEITVLDYLTHQRRLLPALATTYALHFAQEDLVAELHDLQGGTPEDVANADEIRQRELESRAAGLKAVATWHATHTIQAAREACGGAGYMAENVLPSLKADTDVFTTFEGDNTVLLQLVAKGLLTNYRLQFQDLSPLATARFVAEQFVGAVIERTAARKVVERIVDASPVRDDDDAVFDRAWQCKLFTDRESHVLDGLARRLRAAGRDNAFEVFNAAGDHVLRAARVHVDRLVLDSFVAAVERCDDDEARALLNKVCDLHVLSTIEADRGWFLEHGRLTSGRAKAVVAGVNRLCGELRPHARTLVDAFAVPEALVQVPMLDWT from the coding sequence ATGGAGTCGTTGACCGTTTCGAGCGCAGCACTGACTCGACTGCTGGACGGGCGATGGGCGGCGGTGCGCCGCGACGTCCGGGAACATCTGGCCGCACAAGCGGCGCACGGTGCTCTCGACACGGCGCGACTTGACGTCGCCGCGCATCGGGAGCGAATCGCCCGGCAGATCGAGGCCCTCGCCGAGACGGGCGGCCCCCGGCTCGGCTTCCCCACGGAGTACGGCGGTGGGGGTGACATCGGCGCCGCCGTGGTGTCGTTCGAGATGCTCGGCTTCGGCGACCTCTCCCTCATGGTCAAGGCAGGCGTCCAGTGGGGACTGTTCGGAGGCGGTATCCACCTGCTGGGCACGCGGCGCCACCACGAGCAGTACCTTCCGGACATCATGTCGGGCGCGCTGCCCGGTTGCTTCGCGATGACGGAGGTCGGGCACGGGTCGGACGTGCAGCGCCTTCGCACCACGGCGACCTACGATCCGCGCACGGCCGAGTTCGTCGTGCACACACCCGACAGCGCGGCGGCGAAGACCTACATCGGCAACGCGGCGCGTGACGGTCGTCTCGCCGTGGTATTCGCCCAGCTCGTGACCGGCGGACGGAGCCGTGGCGTGCACGCACTGCTGGTACCGATCCGCGACGAGAACGGCACGGTGCTGCCCGGCGTCACCGTCGAGGACTCCGGGGTGAAGGCCGGGCTCAACGGGGTCGATAACGGGCGACTGACGTTCGACCAGGTGCGCGTGCCCCGCGCCGCGCTGCTCAACCGCTACGGCGACGTGACAGAGGACGGCACCTACACCAGCCCGATCGACAGCGACAACAAGCGCTTCTTCACCATGCTCGGCACGCTGGTGCGCGGCCGGATCAGCGTCGCGGGCAGCGCGGGCAGCGCCACGAAACGCGCGCTGGCCATCGCCGTCAACTACGCAGACCGGCGAAAGCAGTTCGAGGGCCCGGACGGCGACGAGATCACCGTCCTCGACTACCTCACCCACCAGCGGCGCCTGCTGCCCGCGCTGGCGACGACGTACGCGCTGCACTTCGCGCAGGAGGACCTCGTCGCGGAGCTGCACGATCTCCAGGGCGGAACCCCTGAGGACGTCGCGAACGCCGACGAAATCCGGCAGCGTGAGCTGGAGTCCCGTGCGGCGGGGCTCAAGGCCGTGGCCACCTGGCACGCGACGCACACGATCCAGGCCGCCCGCGAGGCCTGCGGTGGAGCCGGGTACATGGCGGAGAACGTGCTGCCGTCGTTGAAGGCCGACACCGACGTGTTCACCACGTTCGAGGGTGACAACACGGTGTTGCTGCAACTGGTCGCGAAGGGGCTGCTCACCAATTACCGGCTCCAGTTCCAGGACCTCAGTCCACTTGCGACAGCCCGGTTCGTCGCCGAGCAGTTCGTCGGCGCCGTGATCGAGCGAACGGCGGCGAGGAAGGTCGTGGAGCGGATCGTGGACGCCTCACCCGTGAGGGACGACGATGACGCGGTGTTCGATCGCGCGTGGCAGTGCAAGCTGTTCACCGACCGCGAGTCGCACGTCCTCGACGGGCTCGCGCGGCGGTTGCGCGCAGCGGGCAGGGACAACGCCTTCGAGGTGTTCAATGCAGCAGGCGACCACGTGCTGAGGGCTGCCCGAGTCCACGTCGATCGGCTGGTGCTCGACTCCTTCGTCGCGGCCGTCGAGCGCTGTGACGACGACGAGGCACGCGCACTGCTGAACAAGGTGTGCGATCTGCACGTGCTGTCCACCATCGAGGCCGACCGCGGTTGGTTCCTCGAACACGGCAGGCTCACCAGCGGAAGGGCGAAGGCGGTGGTGGCGGGGGTGAACCGGCTCTGCGGTGAGCTGCGCCCGCACGCGCGAACACTCGTGGACGCGTTCGCGGTGCCAGAGGCGCTGGTTCAGGTGCCCATGCTGGACTGGACCTGA
- a CDS encoding endonuclease/exonuclease/phosphatase family protein has translation MALVGALVATTPANAEGQVQERHLTVATFNIHHGAGPDDELDLAHVADVIADNGMDVVGLQEVDRHWGERSDFADQARWLAERLDMHVVFGANLDRDPLRAEQPRRQYGTAILSRHPIMESRNIHLPRPQGGEQRGLLEAVLLVRGVPMNFYSTHFQHNSQVERLAQAEAVNDVLDDVERPVVLVGDLNAVPTTPEIERMTTNLYDTWPVAGEGDGYTYDVATPHARIDYVLASDEVRADSARVIDTDASDHLPVVVDVVISGVPGVGGQ, from the coding sequence GTGGCATTGGTCGGAGCCCTCGTGGCGACGACACCCGCCAACGCGGAGGGCCAGGTGCAGGAACGGCACCTGACCGTCGCGACGTTCAACATCCATCACGGTGCGGGTCCCGACGACGAGCTCGACCTCGCGCACGTCGCCGACGTGATCGCCGACAACGGCATGGATGTCGTCGGGTTGCAGGAAGTGGATCGCCACTGGGGCGAGCGCAGTGATTTCGCCGACCAGGCGCGCTGGCTGGCCGAGCGGCTGGACATGCACGTCGTGTTCGGTGCGAATCTCGACAGGGACCCGCTGCGAGCAGAGCAACCCCGTAGGCAGTACGGCACGGCGATCCTGTCGCGTCATCCGATCATGGAGAGTCGCAACATCCACCTTCCTCGCCCGCAGGGTGGTGAGCAACGCGGCCTGCTCGAGGCCGTACTGCTGGTACGCGGTGTTCCGATGAATTTCTACTCGACGCACTTCCAGCACAACTCGCAGGTGGAACGCCTGGCGCAGGCCGAAGCCGTCAACGACGTGCTCGACGACGTCGAGCGGCCCGTCGTGCTCGTCGGCGACCTCAACGCCGTGCCCACGACGCCCGAGATCGAGCGGATGACCACCAACCTGTACGACACGTGGCCGGTGGCCGGTGAGGGTGACGGCTACACCTACGACGTGGCAACGCCGCACGCGCGCATCGACTACGTGCTGGCCAGCGACGAGGTGCGGGCGGACTCGGCACGGGTGATCGACACCGACGCCTCCGACCACCTCCCGGTCGTGGTCGATGTCGTGATCAGCGGCGTTCCCGGGGTCGGAGGGCAGTAG
- a CDS encoding extracellular catalytic domain type 1 short-chain-length polyhydroxyalkanoate depolymerase: MASVRRRRLRRIRILLPLLAAVFLAASTTAGATTTSAAVVEVPYFGTNPGNLRMFQYVPDGLAEGRPVVVALHGCTQNATGYGSAAGWIELADMWRFSVVLPEQRSTNNANNCFNWFASSDTTRGKGEVVSVISMLDHTLAATRGDASRVYVTGLSAGGGMTSALLATYPDRFVGGGVVAGLPYRCASALYEAYTCMYVGKNLSPSAWGDLVRAASSHEGPWPTVSIWHGTADSTVSVANQRELVEQWTNVHGTDATADHTDTVGGHPRAVYEDTEGRPVVQTVTLTGMGHGQPVDPGTGEGQCGRAAPYLLDVDVCAAWHLGRWWGLD, encoded by the coding sequence ATGGCATCCGTCCGCAGGCGACGTCTCCGCCGCATCCGCATCCTGCTGCCCCTGCTGGCCGCCGTATTCCTGGCCGCTTCGACCACCGCAGGGGCCACCACGACATCGGCGGCCGTGGTGGAAGTTCCCTACTTCGGGACCAACCCCGGCAACCTTCGCATGTTCCAGTACGTACCCGACGGGCTCGCCGAGGGGAGGCCGGTGGTCGTCGCCCTCCACGGGTGCACGCAGAACGCCACGGGTTACGGCAGCGCCGCGGGCTGGATCGAGCTGGCCGACATGTGGCGCTTCAGCGTCGTCCTGCCGGAACAACGTTCCACGAACAACGCCAACAACTGCTTCAACTGGTTCGCCTCGTCCGACACGACCAGGGGCAAGGGCGAGGTGGTTTCCGTGATCAGCATGCTGGACCACACGCTCGCCGCCACCCGTGGTGATGCCTCACGGGTGTACGTCACGGGACTGTCGGCAGGCGGTGGGATGACCTCGGCGTTGCTCGCCACCTACCCAGATCGCTTCGTCGGTGGCGGCGTCGTCGCCGGGCTCCCCTACCGGTGCGCGAGCGCTCTCTACGAGGCGTACACCTGTATGTACGTGGGCAAGAATCTCAGCCCCTCGGCGTGGGGTGATCTCGTTCGCGCGGCGAGTTCCCACGAAGGGCCGTGGCCGACCGTGAGTATCTGGCACGGTACCGCCGACAGCACGGTGTCCGTCGCCAACCAGCGCGAACTCGTCGAGCAGTGGACGAACGTGCACGGCACGGATGCCACCGCCGACCACACCGACACCGTGGGAGGACATCCGCGCGCTGTGTACGAGGACACCGAGGGCAGGCCGGTGGTCCAGACCGTGACGCTCACCGGCATGGGACACGGTCAGCCGGTCGATCCCGGAACCGGTGAGGGACAGTGCGGGCGCGCGGCCCCGTACCTGCTGGACGTCGATGTCTGCGCCGCCTGGCACCTCGGCCGGTGGTGGGGTCTCGACTGA
- a CDS encoding 3-hydroxybutyrate oligomer hydrolase family protein — MSKRTIATALLSSLLVGASLASPAALAEVQPGSDGQCAQRHLRVPGARHQQVACLDDLTTTGTVRTGHTDPADWAGLTQSALPVPGPVPGIQIDGYFPDTSTTNTNHGWNHDSQFVIRLPRDWNGGLVVSGTPGNREQYANDRVISDWVLSKGYAFAATDKGNTGLGFHTDGRRPGDAVAEWNHRVTQLARAAKATVAQHYRRPPSRTVATGLSNGGYLVRWQLENHPELYDGGVDWEGTLWSEEGPNLVEYLPKALSAYPRYADGGADADAAHAELVAAGFGEGSEFLWPYHYEIYWDLTQRIYREEIDPEFDGDVVAGIPFCEPGTPACDADYDYRERPAEVHEAVERIGLTGRIGKPLLTLHGTLDVLLPISESSDVYAEMVREQGRGHLHRYYRIADGTHTDSLVDSYPGRLRALTPCHRTAFEALEAFLADGTPPPVSATIPRPTDATPDDLLTTCDLG; from the coding sequence ATGAGTAAGCGCACCATCGCCACCGCACTGCTGTCGTCGTTGCTCGTCGGCGCATCCCTTGCCTCCCCGGCAGCGCTGGCGGAGGTCCAGCCCGGCTCGGACGGTCAGTGCGCTCAACGGCACCTTCGAGTGCCGGGAGCGCGTCACCAGCAGGTGGCGTGTCTCGACGACCTCACCACCACGGGAACGGTGCGAACAGGACACACGGACCCCGCCGACTGGGCAGGGCTGACGCAGAGCGCGTTGCCGGTGCCGGGACCGGTGCCCGGAATTCAGATCGACGGGTACTTCCCCGACACCTCCACCACCAACACCAATCACGGGTGGAATCACGACTCGCAGTTCGTGATCCGCCTTCCTCGGGACTGGAACGGTGGTCTCGTCGTGTCCGGGACGCCGGGGAACCGCGAGCAGTACGCCAACGACAGGGTCATCTCCGACTGGGTGTTGTCGAAGGGCTATGCCTTCGCCGCCACGGACAAGGGCAACACCGGGCTGGGCTTCCACACCGACGGCAGGCGTCCTGGCGACGCGGTCGCCGAGTGGAACCACCGGGTGACCCAGTTGGCCAGGGCGGCGAAGGCCACGGTCGCCCAGCACTATCGCCGTCCCCCGTCCCGCACCGTCGCAACAGGACTGTCCAACGGCGGCTACCTCGTGCGCTGGCAACTGGAGAACCACCCCGAACTCTACGACGGCGGTGTCGATTGGGAGGGAACGCTGTGGTCGGAGGAGGGGCCGAACCTGGTGGAGTACCTTCCGAAGGCACTGTCGGCCTACCCTCGCTACGCCGACGGCGGAGCAGACGCCGACGCGGCACACGCCGAGCTGGTGGCCGCCGGATTCGGTGAGGGCTCGGAGTTCCTGTGGCCGTACCACTACGAGATCTACTGGGATCTGACCCAGCGGATCTATCGCGAGGAGATCGACCCCGAGTTCGACGGTGACGTCGTGGCGGGAATCCCGTTCTGCGAACCGGGAACACCCGCGTGCGACGCGGACTACGACTACCGCGAGCGTCCTGCCGAGGTGCACGAGGCCGTCGAACGCATCGGGCTGACCGGACGGATCGGCAAGCCGCTGCTGACCCTGCACGGCACGCTGGACGTGCTGCTGCCGATCAGCGAGAGCTCCGACGTCTACGCCGAAATGGTGCGGGAACAGGGACGAGGACACCTGCACCGTTACTACCGCATAGCCGACGGAACCCACACCGACTCGCTGGTTGACTCGTATCCCGGCAGGCTGCGTGCTCTGACGCCGTGTCACCGCACGGCTTTCGAGGCGCTGGAGGCGTTCCTGGCCGACGGCACGCCGCCCCCGGTGTCGGCCACGATCCCGCGCCCGACCGACGCCACCCCCGACGACCTGTTGACGACGTGCGACCTCGGCTGA
- a CDS encoding putative quinol monooxygenase, producing the protein MIFITAKFRVLPEHAEAWPEISREFTEATRAEPGCLWFDWSRSLDDENEYVLVEAFRDGEAGAAHVQSDHFKAAQRKLPQYLVETPRIVSTTVDQDGWAELGEMAVDR; encoded by the coding sequence ATGATCTTCATTACCGCCAAGTTCCGCGTCCTTCCCGAACACGCCGAAGCGTGGCCGGAGATCTCGCGTGAGTTCACCGAGGCCACGCGAGCGGAGCCGGGCTGCCTGTGGTTCGACTGGTCGCGCAGCCTCGACGACGAGAACGAGTACGTGCTGGTGGAGGCGTTCCGCGACGGCGAAGCGGGCGCGGCCCACGTCCAGTCTGACCACTTCAAGGCCGCCCAGCGGAAGCTGCCGCAGTACCTCGTCGAGACTCCGCGCATCGTGAGCACCACCGTTGACCAGGACGGTTGGGCCGAACTCGGTGAGATGGCCGTCGACCGCTGA
- a CDS encoding DinB family protein, with the protein MSDARFAWMASEREVSLHYLNAMRDAVVRVSEGLSEERQREPGVESGTNLLGLVRHLTWVEQHWFQRVFLGEEPGTTDSMVVPAGQSRDEIVAAYRKACARSDDIVRAASDLGVLAARANPGEQVRVPLRVIVTHLIEETARHAGHADILRERLDGVTAL; encoded by the coding sequence ATGTCCGACGCGCGCTTCGCCTGGATGGCCTCGGAACGCGAGGTGTCGCTGCACTACCTGAACGCCATGCGCGACGCGGTGGTGCGGGTGTCCGAGGGACTGTCCGAGGAACGTCAGCGTGAGCCGGGCGTGGAGTCCGGCACCAACCTGCTGGGACTCGTCCGCCATCTGACCTGGGTGGAGCAGCACTGGTTCCAGCGCGTGTTCCTCGGTGAGGAGCCGGGCACGACCGACTCGATGGTCGTGCCCGCCGGACAGTCACGCGACGAGATCGTGGCCGCCTACCGGAAGGCGTGCGCGCGCAGCGACGACATCGTGCGCGCCGCATCCGATCTCGGCGTGCTCGCGGCGCGGGCCAACCCGGGAGAGCAGGTGCGCGTACCACTGCGTGTCATCGTCACCCACCTGATCGAGGAGACGGCTCGCCATGCCGGACACGCCGACATCCTGCGCGAACGCCTCGACGGCGTGACTGCGCTCTAG
- a CDS encoding TetR/AcrR family transcriptional regulator, translated as MTAQEPATRRRTRGPNDPDRRNRIARAAITLIAERGINALTHRAVAAKAGVPLGSTTYHFATLDDLIASALDEAARRNVAALREWDAALPTDVDLATALAELVLDSVTRERANTIAEYNLYALALQRPSLRGAAVAWDDALAELFVARTDPLTGRLVATLTCGLMMQAVLGEAPPRREDVEALYRRALG; from the coding sequence ATGACGGCGCAGGAACCGGCGACACGCAGGCGCACCCGTGGTCCGAACGACCCGGACCGCCGCAACCGCATCGCCCGCGCGGCCATCACGCTCATCGCCGAACGCGGCATCAACGCGCTCACCCACCGTGCCGTCGCGGCGAAGGCGGGCGTGCCGCTCGGCTCGACCACCTACCACTTCGCCACGCTCGACGACCTGATCGCGAGCGCCCTCGACGAAGCGGCACGGCGCAACGTGGCCGCGCTCCGCGAATGGGACGCCGCACTGCCCACCGACGTGGACCTGGCGACGGCGCTGGCTGAACTGGTGCTCGACTCCGTGACCAGGGAACGTGCCAACACGATCGCCGAGTACAACCTCTACGCGCTCGCGCTTCAACGCCCGAGCCTGCGCGGTGCCGCCGTCGCGTGGGACGACGCGCTCGCCGAGTTGTTCGTCGCCCGCACCGATCCGCTGACCGGGCGACTGGTCGCCACCCTCACCTGTGGACTCATGATGCAGGCGGTACTCGGCGAGGCCCCGCCTCGGCGCGAGGACGTCGAGGCGCTGTACCGGCGCGCGCTGGGCTGA